The genomic region GGGAGATAGATAATGGAGCGTGCATTACCGACGGAAGGGTCAATTTTGAGTGTTGAGAGATCGAAGGTGATGGTATCGGTATCGCTTTGTAGCTGAATAATCCCTTCTAGGAGAGAAATCGTGACGGGTTGTAGACGAGAGCTAAGCCCGTCGAAATACTCTCCTTGATAGAGAATCATGCGATACCGATGTCCATGTCAAATAAATCGGATATTTCAGAACCCGTAGCGTTAATATTTTCACTTGATTGGGTGACAAAATTATCAAGATTATTACCGTAAACTTGGAGACGATGGATTCGATATCGGGTGATTCGAACCATTGCAAACGGGATATAAAGACCGACTGTTAAAGCGATAAGCACCAGATTAGAGAGATAAATCCAAATAAGATCGCGTGCCCGTTGAGCAGAGGTAAAACGAATCTCTCCCAATTCGAGGTGATTGTAAAAGAGATTGGCTTTTCGTGCTTGGATAAAAGCGGTGAGAATAGGTATCGTTAGGTATAAGGTGGTAACTCCTCCTATTAAAAATCCTGCCATAGAAGCCATTGCTAACTCTTTGGGAATCCCCATTGCTATCATTCCATAGGCCCTGAAAGCACCAAAGCCTAAAATCCCAAAAGGGATTAACAAAAGAGCTAATGCGATGAGGTAAACACCCCAAAACGGTTTCATCGTTCCAGTATAAATCGTCGCTGTTTGACCGTAAGAATAATTTGATGCCAAATAGCGCACTTGACGGTAAGCAGTATAGGGGAGTGAAAGCCCGAGTGTAAAAATCGTTGTAATAGGTAGTAGTAGATAAACAACCGCCGCTTCTCCTACCGTACCTGAAAAATGGAGACGTAATCCGCGATAGGCACTTTGACGAGCGGCAAAACGTAATGCCATGACGATAATCCATGGAGATGCAATACCGAGAACCAGCATCATCGATCCGGAAATGAGTGGTGAAATATTACTGCTAATGACATAAATAATCAAAAAAGTAGCGGCAATCAAACGCCCTTTGAGAATTTGCATAGGGGTTGCTAAATAGGAGAATGGGTTGTTATCCAATAACGTATGACTGTAAAACCACCGTTTTGTACGTACTTTTGCCCATGCAGAGTAAATTCCGAGTGTGATTAAACTAAGGGCGATATTAACAATCCAAATTCGGAAATATTCACCGCCGTGTCCTGTAAATTCGAGAGGGTAGTTTTTGGTTGCTTTCATGCAGATACTTTCAAGGTAAAGATGGTGTTATTTATTAAACAAAATAACATATAGAACGTTAGTATATAGAAAAATATCATATTTTGCAATATGATTATACAAACGAGGGATCGTGCTAGTCTAGCTTGGATGATGGGTTATCAGAAGTTAGTAATCCATATTTTGAAAAATATTGTTCCATCATTTCATCCCCCTGAACCTCTCGCTGTAAAAGCCTTAAACGTTGAAAATTTTTATCATCACCGTCATACGAGACATCTGTATAACCTCTTGGAAAGCCTGCTGCCTCTTCAATATCTTCAATCGACCATCCGAGTAGCGCCAAGCCTTTTTCTGTAAAAATGGCTCTTGGATCAACGTATACCCAATAATCTCTATAACACTGTTCAATCACTTTCAGTATTTCTAGAAAATACTCTTCAGCTAATCTCGTAACCTCACCCAGAGGTGCATCTTTGAGATCTTCGATATCGACGAAATACGATAGATGCTTAATCTTTCCATCCCTAATCATACCTGTATGACTGACTGGCACCGTACCCACTTTTTGCATATGGTTTCGGAGGCTTACAAAATACTTCGCTAGCTTATTTTTTTAGGTTTTCCTGATGGGGAATATACCATGTATCAAAGTTTGGATACTTAGACATAACAGCTTGCAAAGAGAAGGTGATACTTCGTGCTGCGGATGTGAATGCACTGAGAATATATGAAAACTCATCATAGTTACCTTGTACCTCTTGAAGTTTCTTAAGAAAGTAGTCGGCTTCGCCAACCTTCGCTGCAACAATATAAAATCCTTTTGATGGAAATTGAAATTTTTTAACGGCCACTTCTCGCTCCTTGCGTCTGTTAACTATTTATTCATACCAAAAATCTACCATTTTGCTAGAAATTTATTAGATAATCGAACATTCAAACTGACATATTTTCAAATATTTTACTCTATTCCTCTTAAAAGGATTTCCGCAACGCTCTAACTGCAGGCTCAATCTCCTCCATCTTAAACCCCCAAAATCACATCCTTATCGCGTCCCATTCTCCCCCTGAATACTCTTTTGCTGCGTAGAGTTTGATCCCCGCTTCTTCGGCATATTTACGTAAGTGATCGTAATCGATTTCGGAAGAAGGGCGGATATTGATCGAGAGACCTCCCCCTTCGCTGAGTATGAGTATCGAATCACCTAAGTATTTGATGAGGCTTTGTTTCATCAGGTCGTGTTTCTTACGGTTTAGGTTTCGCACCCGTAGCAGATGACGTTCCCAATGCCTCTCACGCATGAACAGCTTCAACGTCTTTTGGGTCATGAGGCTGACACGGGAAAAAGTGCCGTGAAAGGAGCGGTATCGATCCATCAGATGACGAGGCAGTACGATATATCCGACACGCAAAGTAGGGCTAAAAGTGCCTGACACCTTTATTATATTTTTTAGTAATCAAAATTGAATTTAATGTATACTACTGAATGTGTCATTCTGTGTATTAAGTAATATGGGTAAAAATTTTAAATAGTAAATTGATAGGGCAATGACAAATGCAAAGTAAAATTGATTTTACAAAACAATTGCAAGTTGAAAATGATCTTCGTTATGAACGTGGGTTTACCCAGAATATTTTAGATACGGTTGAAGCTATTATTGTTGCTATAGAACCAAACGGTAAGATTATCCTTATCAACCGAAAAGGGTGTGAATTATTGGGATACAGTGAAATTGAATTAATCGCTCAAGATTGGTTTGAGATGTGTTTACCTCCAACTATTGATAAAAATTTCATTCGTCAACTTTTTCGAAAAACATTATCCGGTGATTTAGAAGAGTCTAAGTATGCTGAAAACTTGGTTATCACACGTTCAGGAGAGGAACGTTTGATTGCTTGGCATAACAGTACAATGCGAGATGTTGAGGGAAATATTATCGCCAGCCTCTCTGCTGGAGAGGATATTACGGAACGTAAAAAAGCAGAAACGGCACTTGAACATGAACGAGGATTTTTAAAAACATTGATTCAAACAATCCCAGATCTGATTTGGCTTAAAAATGTAGGTGGCGTTTATCTTAGCTGTAATCCACGTTTTGAGGATTTTTTTGGTGCCAAAGAGGCAGAGATTGTTGGGAAAACCGATTATGATTTTGTTGATAAAGAATTAGCCGACTTTTTCCGTGAACATGATCGTATCGCGATGGAGAAACAAGCCCCGTCGATGAATGAAGAGTGGGTGCCATTTAGCAATGATGGTCATAGGGAATTACTGGAGACAACTAAAACGCCGATGCTCGATTCAAAGGGAGAATTATTAGGGATTTTAGGAATCGGTCATAATATCACTGAACGTAGATCAGCAGAGGAACGGCTTGAGTTGTTTGCCAATGTTTTTACTCATGCACGTGAGGGGATATTGATAACGAATAAAGAGTGTAATATTCTCGAAGTCAATGATGCGTTTACACGGATTACAGGATACAGCTACGAAGAAGTTAAAGGGTGTAACCCTAGTATTTTGAAGTCAGGTCGGCAAAACAAAGAATTTTATAGTTCATTGTGGGATAATCTAACTCAAAAAGGACATTGGCGCGGAGAGATATGGAATCGTCGTAAAAATGGTGAGATTTACGCTGAGATGCAAACCATTAGTGTCGTTCTTGATCCTCATGGGGAAATTCAGCAATATGTGGCGTTGTTTTCGGATATCACTAATCTTAAAGAGAATGAAGAACGGTTAGAGCGTATAGCCCATTATGATATATTGACAGGGTTACCAAATCGTTTGTTATTGGCGGATCGTTTGCAACAAGCCATGCTACATGTTCATCGGCGTAAAGAGCAGTTGGCGGTCGTTTATCTGGATTTAGACGGTTTCAAAGATATCAATGATCGTTATGGGCATGGTGTCGGAGATCAATTTCTGATAGCGATATCGGCTAATTTGAAACATGCATTGCGCGAAGGAGATACAATCTCTCGCATCGGTGGAGATGAATTTGTAGCGCTCTTATTAGATGTCAAAAACTGGGAGTCCAGTATCATAATGTTAGAGCGTTTGTTGGATGCGGCATCAAAGCCTATTGTATTGGGAGATGAGATACTAAAAGTAACTGCAAGTTTGGGTGTGACTTTTTATACGAGGAAGGATAACATTGATGCCGATTTGTTATTACGTCATGCAGACGAGGCAATGTATCAGGCTAAACAATCAGGCAAAAATCAATATCAAATTTACCGACAAAAAGTAAATCACTCATCTTCGTATGATGTAGTAAATCATGTTCCGGTTGAGAATTAATGGAAAATATTTTCATTGCTATGCATTTAATTTAATGAAATTTGTTATACTACCTATTTAGTGCCTTCATTTGTTTCGAACATAATCTCAAAAAAAGGACGGTTATGGAAAATTTATTGTCAGAACTTAGTATTGGTGGGGTATCAACTCCCCCTATCAAGCTTTTTGAAAATGGTGATCATTCGATCTGGTGGGTAGGGATAAATGAGAATACGGCATTTAGGAGCAATGTATACCTCATAAAAGATGGTGATGAAGCGGTACTGGTCGATCCTGGGCATCGAGCTTACTATGAGTCAGTCAAGGATGCTGTATCCAAGATTATAGACCCTAAAAATGTAAAAGCCCTTGTCCTATGTCATCAAGATCCCGATGTGTGTGCGGCAATGGTTGATTGGTTAGATTTTAATCCCTCAATCAGAATTATATCTACCCCCAGAACGCACGTACTTCTTCCCTATTATGGTAAAGGGGATTATGAGAGGTTTGATGCTTCAGATGATACGGAGTTTGCGTTTGGTGAGAGTGTTCTGAAATTTATAGAGTGCCCATTTATGCATTTTCCAGGAGCTTTTGCCACGTATGATCCGCTAAGCGGCTTTTTGCTCTCCGGAGATGTGTGGGCGGCTATCGATTCGGATTGGAAGCTGGTAACGGATGATTTTGAAGGGCATATTTCGGGGCTGGATATTTTTCATAAAGATTATATCGCTTCCAATATAGCGTGCAGGGGATTTGTGGAAAAACTCCAAAACGTCTCAATCGAAGCGATACTTCCGCAACACGGCTCCATCATCTCTAAACCTGATGTTCCTGCTGCTATCGAGTATCTGGAAAATCTAAATTGTGGACTGGATATTTTGTATCCGCATTTGGGGATTTAAATGTCTGATGATGTCATTGAGCTTCAACGACAAGTCACTATCTTAAAACAGGCGGTAGATCAGAGTCAGCGCATCCATAAAAGTTATGATAATGCCCTTTTGCTCATCAAGCAAAAGGATAAAGAACTCAAAGAGAGTTATGCCAAACTCCAAGAGATGCAAGAAGAGATAATCCAAAGAGAAAAAATGGCCTCTTTGGGTTCGCTTGTCGCAGGTGTAGCCCATGAAGTCAACACTCCGTTGGGTGTCTCTATCACCTCTGCATCGAT from Sulfuricurvum sp. harbors:
- a CDS encoding YjgN family protein yields the protein MKATKNYPLEFTGHGGEYFRIWIVNIALSLITLGIYSAWAKVRTKRWFYSHTLLDNNPFSYLATPMQILKGRLIAATFLIIYVISSNISPLISGSMMLVLGIASPWIIVMALRFAARQSAYRGLRLHFSGTVGEAAVVYLLLPITTIFTLGLSLPYTAYRQVRYLASNYSYGQTATIYTGTMKPFWGVYLIALALLLIPFGILGFGAFRAYGMIAMGIPKELAMASMAGFLIGGVTTLYLTIPILTAFIQARKANLFYNHLELGEIRFTSAQRARDLIWIYLSNLVLIALTVGLYIPFAMVRITRYRIHRLQVYGNNLDNFVTQSSENINATGSEISDLFDMDIGIA
- a CDS encoding bifunctional diguanylate cyclase/phosphodiesterase; its protein translation is MQSKIDFTKQLQVENDLRYERGFTQNILDTVEAIIVAIEPNGKIILINRKGCELLGYSEIELIAQDWFEMCLPPTIDKNFIRQLFRKTLSGDLEESKYAENLVITRSGEERLIAWHNSTMRDVEGNIIASLSAGEDITERKKAETALEHERGFLKTLIQTIPDLIWLKNVGGVYLSCNPRFEDFFGAKEAEIVGKTDYDFVDKELADFFREHDRIAMEKQAPSMNEEWVPFSNDGHRELLETTKTPMLDSKGELLGILGIGHNITERRSAEERLELFANVFTHAREGILITNKECNILEVNDAFTRITGYSYEEVKGCNPSILKSGRQNKEFYSSLWDNLTQKGHWRGEIWNRRKNGEIYAEMQTISVVLDPHGEIQQYVALFSDITNLKENEERLERIAHYDILTGLPNRLLLADRLQQAMLHVHRRKEQLAVVYLDLDGFKDINDRYGHGVGDQFLIAISANLKHALREGDTISRIGGDEFVALLLDVKNWESSIIMLERLLDAASKPIVLGDEILKVTASLGVTFYTRKDNIDADLLLRHADEAMYQAKQSGKNQYQIYRQKVNHSSSYDVVNHVPVEN
- a CDS encoding MBL fold metallo-hydrolase, producing the protein MENLLSELSIGGVSTPPIKLFENGDHSIWWVGINENTAFRSNVYLIKDGDEAVLVDPGHRAYYESVKDAVSKIIDPKNVKALVLCHQDPDVCAAMVDWLDFNPSIRIISTPRTHVLLPYYGKGDYERFDASDDTEFAFGESVLKFIECPFMHFPGAFATYDPLSGFLLSGDVWAAIDSDWKLVTDDFEGHISGLDIFHKDYIASNIACRGFVEKLQNVSIEAILPQHGSIISKPDVPAAIEYLENLNCGLDILYPHLGI